The DNA window ACGTGAggcaataacaaaaatatatatcggAATCATggtatactagcttttgtccACGagtccgtctgcgcggaattaaaaaaaaaacgatataagtagcctatgtgttcttccagattatattctacgtctgtgccaaatttcgtcaagatcggTTGCGCCGTTCCGGGCGGAGAAACCTTCAAGATCATCCAtgtatccatccaaacattcgcatttacaatgtTAGTAGGATtccgatttatatttttgcaatacaataaaattggtattttaacacaaaaataacgAAACTATAAAGATCATAACAAGTACTTCAAATTTAACACAGTAAATTTTCACAGCATTAGATGTCCGATTGTTAACgaaatgtaaaactttttcACAATTCACTTTGTAATTCGTCATACCTTCTCGGCTGTACATTATAAGTTTGCAGTCGGCTTTTTTAGATACGTAAATTCTTCTATTTATTGTTGGATCGAATAAAGTTGTCATCTTCCagtctttgatattttttgaattgctcaaagaagtttttatttcgttaCTCTGAAGCGGTAGTAATTCCTCATTCCATGAGCCAACGTCGACTTGGTCTTCAACCATTTTCTTATAGTTATAATCGTGGATATAGCTTCGAAGAAATGCTTGAGCTATATCGCAGTAAACAGTGACAGTATCTACTATTTCCATGTCTTCTATCCTCAGCCAACATTGCTCCGAGCGATCGTTACGGTTCGGAAGTTCGAAGGGTATTGGGAAAACTGCGTACGGTTTCGTATTGACGGCCGTCTcttttgtaataacaaaagAGGCAAATGTTATTGTCATTGCAGCACTGAGTAACATTTTAACGGTGCACTTGCTTCAACTCCATTATTATAACTAAACTGAACTAAATGTTCGTTTCGTCTCGAGCAGACCACCTCAGCCTCGCGTACATCACTCAGTTATGAGTTAAAATAGGTTATTACAGAATTGATCcttctcatataaaatatgactttTGTATTCTGGGAAAAAATGATACTTTTcctctaatattttttaaataaggattTTTGCAGTTGGGTTGTGAggtattttgttattactttattcCTTGTTCCTTTCCTCGTTCGTGTTTTACTGCTTTCGTCATGCAAAAACATACGAAATAAAATCATTGTCTCATATATTGATGTAACTAAGAGGTTGCTAATGaaaagttatgtttatttgtcGAACATTTACGACCATTCACTTGATAAATCTCAAGATTTAGGTATTTTAAATACGGTTAAATGTCAATAAACAGCCaattaacattatgttttaaatatcatatagttaatgttttttaaggaattaaaataatttaatttgtgttatttttgaacaaaattttcatcttcttaaaacacaattttattcgGCTGTTTATCGTATGGACTTTTACTATGTATTTTACTGTATgctcaaaataattaaaaatcacaaaCTTTTCGGACCTATACCATAACTAGTTGGTAAGGTAGGGTTGATGGaagttcaatttaaaatctGACGCGACGCCTGTCTGCTTCGAAAAACaacttatttactaattttgttCATTATGTACTTTAATATTGAGACTCAAGTGCGGTGATCTGTCACTGATACGGTTCATTGATGTCACAGACGAGCGCACAACAGTTTGCTCATTACAATCGGCCCTACAATtgcattacattttatttaaataaaaacaattaagtaCTTTACTATTTATGTGTCACCATGGCCGCCTGGATGGCTGGCATTGTCGCTGGCGCTACCTGaatggctggcattccacaacagtgcggttcacGTGAAATTTTCATCACGCACGGCCGTGTTGTAGAATGGTCTGTTCTCGACGGTagttccaaaccagtacgacttaagatccttcaagaagcgagcatatcactttctcaaaggccggcaatgcatctgcaatgcatctgcagttcATCTGATGTTGCGGATGTTCATGGCCGTCGATAATCACCTCGGTGTTCTCGCCGCtcgtttataaaaaagtactgTGATTTCGTAATTACTTGACTTACGAGTATATATGTCAAACCCATGACCTCTATAGGATATGAAGTAACAGCTTTCGCTTAGTTTCCAGCACTAACGATTTTAACTCTGTTAACGACTTAGGTGAGATTTCTACGGCGGCGCCCTCTTTTTTACCATGGCTTGACGATTGGGTTAGGTTATATGAGACTATATAATTTGGATACTAGTAGCGGCCCTTTCTGTCCAGCGCCTTGCGGGTCTATCATCTACAATGTCTAGACTATCGCTATCGCCAGTAGAATCGACAAAATGTGTCaacatttataagaaaaatacgtGACATATCGAATGTTGTTATACCATACGTTTTTTACTTTTCGATAAGGGACTTCGCTTAGCGAATGTtacttatttactaattattcTTCATGttgcaaaatctattaaaaaataaaattattaaatattagtttttgttATGAGTAAAGTTATCAATAACATTGAAAGTATTAGTTGAAATAGTTTTCACAATTTGAGAAGACGAGATAAAATCGATATTccagtgttttatttaaaagctgaCACTACGTAAACAATACGTAAGTACTTGAATTAAAAGTTGCTCGCCTTCAAAGGTGTAATCTGAAAGGTTATTCACcggttttaatttaattttgtagtaaagctaacataataatatcaaaataacttttttaatgtttattatatctatCATATTCATCAGCTTCGAGCCCCACCGATGGGCTCGGAGCCTAACTAAgtcaggggtgactaggccatagtcagccacgctggcccagtgcgggttggttgacttcactttgaatttattctcagaTATGAGCAAATTCCATTACATTGTTTTAGTTAAcggtaagaaaataaatgtacatatgtaaatagaaaatcgAGAAACGGAAATGGCggtattcgaacccaggacctgcagattataAGTCAAGTGCTGActtctgagccaccgacgctctaaacattaataggtacacgaaataataatctttcaaTATGTTTGACATTGGTACTGAACTAAACCAGGCCTCAGTACCGTTTACTTACAATTTTGAGTAAAAAGTtgatctaataaaatataaaaattatattaaagttaaatgttttaattgaagaaaaacaatttctcaaaaaaatttaatatcgttttcgcttctttcttttttgtttccgcggttttatttatagtaataattagTTGGACAAGATACTTATATAGTTTAGGCCAAAGGAGCAAtacctaaatataaattgattgcTTTGACCCTtgtattgacaaatatttatgtctttgttgtttgttattataaattatatacaaagaaAACGTGGCCATTTTATCCATTTAATTTCAACCCATCATGTAttagttttagttaatttgtatgttataCAATCCTAGTATATTATCCAAGAAACCCATATaagtagttttatttacacCTTGTTATCTGTATGTCTGTGCCATTCGTATGTAATAACGACCTCAACGATAAGTACAGATGTGTCCTTAACTAAAcagaattgaataaaaaaatatataattacatttctatattattaaatatcacctcaaaagtaaattaattatatttaattaacaaacatgttttctaaacaatataacaaaaacttatAGTTAAATATGACTCTAgtcttattatatattttaacaaaaattgaaaatatattcatcttactatatatatatttaagttttgtctattttttgGCAATAATGTATTGCAATATATTAACATactagttaataaattattcataactGGTTTTACGTAAGCACTGATAAGGATAACTATCCATTAAATTAAGTACAGCaaagcaataaacaaaaatacaagtatttttatGTGTCCCAAAGACATTGTTGCACCGCTGTAAGTGCGATCGTTAACGTAGTACAAAACTTTATCACAATCCACTATATAGTTTGTCACCCCTTCTCTACTGTACATTATAACTTTACACAACGCCTTTTGAGTCACATATATCCTCAAACGGGTGATAGGATCCAGCACTGTGGTCATCTTCCAATCCTTTATATTCTGATCTTTATCCGGAAATCTAAACATTACGTCCTCAATGGGTAAAGGATCTTCATTCCACAGGCTAACGTCAACGTCGTCTTCTGTTATTTTCCTCGAGTTGTAATCATGGATGTACTTACGAAGAAACGCTTGCGCTATAGTACAATATATAGCAACAGTTTCTATAACATCCTCGTCTTCGATTCGTAACCAGCACTGAGTCGCTCGATCGTTTCGATTCGGCAAATCGAACGGCACTGGAAATACGATGTAGGGTTTCGTAGTTTTTACAATTTCCTTACACGTAACCGTTGATATTAAAAGaactttaaaaagtaatgtgAGCAACATTTTATATGTGCAGCTGTGATGACATCATGATCGGAACTAAACGATAGCCGTGACTATTCTATGCCACTACCGCAAAGACAGACGAGTTCAGTCGACCTTCACATCGGCAATTACACCTGGATACAGATACCTTGTTGCGGATTAACAACTTATTGTTTAGATTTTAAGATACGCCTTTGAATAGAAGAATCTACATTAGAATAAGGCGTATGCTATTGTTCGTTTCTTATGAACGCACTGGAAATAAAGAGGATTTTAGAaggtagataaaataaatatacttacgAACAAAATATACATCGCGATTTTCGATTAAAGTCTCGGccatgttgaaaataaaatgatataattaataacactttttataaGAGATGAGAAAGAGAAGAgagcaaatttaatttgaacctCGATAGCTAGGACACTAATACACAgaccataattattttaaggaaataaaCGTATTTTACGTTATTCACTTCCGATTATATCGCGAGTCATTTTCCGTATAAACAACCTACATTTATCTTGTGGgcttttaaacttaatatataGTAGATACATGAATGTATTCACTTACACAATAAGgtataaacattttctttagcttatttataactagaagttgcccgcgcggaattaaaaaagtctaGTAATTTTAGCCAACATCATCCGGGGATCCCAATAGtggaagatattttttaaatctatttagtaatttcggttcctattcaatgcaaacaagcaatcaaatctttcctgtttataatattagtatagacaaTGTACAACAGTCTACTCCAATGCTTACTTCTACTGTTCGATTATTGTCCACACATTTTGAGCAACTGAGCCAGATGGTATGTCAATTCCACCAAGGTCACAGACTTCTAAAGACTTAGTCGAAGCTGAAACCTCTCGACATCTCACTGATGTCAGCTTCGTATTCATTTTTGCAGTCTCATAGTTAGCACTGATGATTTCATTCAATCGGTCTAGTTTTATTACctactaattatttcttatttacgaGTAAGATTGTTCTGAATTGTTTaagatatagaaatatttcaaCGATTAAACACATTATTAATCTCAAAAACAGAAAATTTTCTAAGGGGAATCCTATGGCAATGACACGGTTGACACGGTTTACAAACTTCGTTGAATCCAGTCCCACTATTTAGGAAGCGTTCAGTTATTTACATGCATTAAATTCACTCTTATTATCTAAGTTCTTGTGTTACGTTACGTATACTATGTCGGATTgcgttaaaataaatgttattaaatttggaATACTTATATGAAATATGTCTAATAGTCACAATTGTAGCCAgagtaacataaaattatctgAATATTAAGTTTACTTCACCTCTAACCTGTCTTTATCTGTGTTGTTCGAACGAATAAGAGGTCGCAAGAGTAGCAACTCGGTATTCCCGGCATCTTGCCTGTTGACGTCAGTctcgtaaataatttaaactgcaGATCATATAAAATCCAGTTTTCAATCTGGCTGGGGAGTGTTAACACGTCTCGTCATAATGACGAGTAGACTAATTTTATACCTCTTAATTGTTTGCGTGACAGCAAATCTCGTGTACTGCAGATTTGGATCTAGAAGTAGTGGAAGATCAAGGTCTAGTGGAAGCCATTCTTGGGGACGGAGTAGCAGTAGTCATTCAAGTTATAAACCCTCATCGAGTTCAAGCTCATGGAACAAGCCTAGCTATCCATCATCTTCATCGGGGTTATCTGGATCAGGATGGAGCAAGCCTAGCTATCCGTCATCTTCGTCAGGATTGTCCGGATCGGGTTGGAGCAAACCTAGCTACCCTTCATCTTCGTCAGGACTGTCTGGTTCAGGATGGAGCAAACCTAGCTACCCGTCATCCTCTTCAGGACTATCCGGATCTGGGTGGAGTAAACCCAGCTACCCAATATCATTATCGGGGTTATCCGGATCAAGTTGGAGTAAGCCAAGCTATCCGTCATCTTCATCAGGATTGTCCGGATCAGGATGGAGTAAGCCCAGTTACCCGTCATCTTCATCAGGATTGTCTGGTTCTGGCTTAAACAAACCAAGCTACCCATCGTCGTCATCAGGGCTGTCTGGGTCAGAGTCAAGTAAGCCGAATTACTTAACATCATTATCAGGTTTTAATTGGAACAACCCATTTAAACCGTCTTTATCTTTTAGGGCAACCTGGAACACGTCCTAATAAACCGAGCTACCCGTCTTCGTCAGGACTGTCTGGCGGTGGCTCAAGTAAACCCAGTTATCCTTCTTCATCGACTGGATTATCAGGTTCGGGATTACAAAAGCCAGGTTTAACTGGTACTGGGTCTCACAGTTATCCTCCATCAATCGGCGTGTCTGGCAGTGGAGGACCTAAACCACCGTCATATTCTGGAGTGCCTCTGCATCCCACGTCGAACggcaacaattttaataagccGTCATATGATACACCGTACCGTCGCGGTCATACCTACAATTCTCATTCTGGTTATGGAAGCCACAATGGAGGGTTTAGCAATACACATACGACTTATGTGCTGCCGCCAAATTATCATACCTATCCCCAGTATGTGTATGTAAATGAGTATCGAAATTCAGGAAGTCGGTATGGAGACATTTTGACGGGCCTCACTTTGTACAACTTGGGCCGATCCCATAGCCACCACTACCACGATCATTATTACTATGATGATTACTATGAAACAAGACGTCACACACCGAGTTACGCAGGAAACAGCTATGTGAACAATCAAATACCTCAACAAAAAGCATCATGCACTTTAAGAGTCAAGGAAAATGGAAGACTAGAAGTGTTAAAGATACCGTGTGAAATTGTTACAACATTCGTTGAAGATGGTAAACGTTCTAATTACACACAGACACAAACAAATACTACAGTTTGTTTTACTAATACAACTACTGTAACTGTTAATACTACAACAGCAACAGTGAACACAACAAATACCACATCTGCTGCTCCAAACAATTTGCTTAATATCACCACACCATTGCCtactttattacataatacaaCAGAACAGATTAGAACAACACAAAATTTAACTGAAACAAATATTCAGAACATTACAGAAAGAACAACTGTTTCAAATATCACAGCACAGGAAAGTCAAAATGTAACAGTATCAGAGACTACCGAAACACAAAACGTCTCAGTAAAACCACTAAATACACAGAATGCCACATTAGATATTACTCAGCACAATAACGGaaccatacaaaattttataaataacattacaacTGAAAGAATTTACCCAGCAACATTAGTGACAGAAATCAATAAGTCTGTTCAAGATAAACAGCAGAACACAACTACTATGGTGCCTATGACTGTAACTACGGTTAACTACACGACTTGCACTTCAGTCACAAACATGACCGACCCCCTTCAGGTTAAGGGCCCCCCAGTAAATGCAACGAACATGGAATGTGCAGTAGAAATTGTTACAAAGGAACATCTTATAAGAAACGAAGTTGACTGCAGTGTTCTTATGAAATATTCTCAGATGCCGGAAAGAGAAAaaccaaaagaaaataaaagcagTTTTTTGCCACCaaagagtaaaataaaatcgtgGCTTGATAATCCTCCCTGGTGGTTGTCTATATTTATTGCAGTATAGGAGAAAATGTGCAAATTTATGgatgtgttttaaataatgattaaagTACTTATGCTTATTAAGTTCCTATTATAGTCCAGTAGTACTTATACATATCAATGTGTATTCTGTGAATGTACCACTATGTGTAATAATAGTCTACAAATAGCAATGAATTATGtgaaactattataaaaagggtttcaagtaaaaataaatatatacattgataaaaaatccttctcttgtttaaattatttgttgtgtttatttacTGAATTTGATAAGGTAAGGAAACAGATAACAAGATAACAACTGACTTTGATGGCAGTCAAGAGAAAATGTAATACCTCAAccaaatttttcaaatgtagAATAGCAAAAACAAAGGTGAATTTTCAGTATGTCGCAGAAGGCAATGccaattaatacaaattccTATTTTTGTGCCTGTTTTCTAGAGATACAAGTTAAGCATTcacatgtatattttttggtaAGTTGCTACATGgaatattagatattttaattcaacacAGTAACCAAGAGTTCAAATAATGACAGTCCTCTTCAACATGTACTGGCTCAGTCTCTCTTAGCATTACAAGGCTAGACTTGACTAATAAATCAGATTAGAAAATTATAGGccaaattattatacaataattttaagtgcTTTGGactatatttatcaaattctTCATACAAAATTGTGTTCAAATCCCATATCTTCTAAGGACTGTTACTTCCTTCATCAGTCATctgaaaagtaaacaaaaaaaaaaatgtttacttcacatacatttttaataaacaagttttttttaaatatttctggaATGGTTTATAATGGTATGATAATGGAATGGTAATAGgtgtttattaaatgtaattaatataatttagacaatgttttaacaatgatgccatatgtttatttacaaacctACAGTTAAAGACATGTGTACtttcatatatataatagTGAAGCAGTGTAGTGAGTAGGAAGGATATAAGGTTACTAGGTCGGTCAGCTTTGTACGGGAGAATTGTGCCCCGTGGTGCATTGTTGATGCCTAAAATGCCTGATTTATGCAGCATTTTGATGCCACTTTgaataacaaacaaatcaCACTTACCATGAAGTGTGGTTtgcttcattttgtttttcccTAAAATTTGTTTCGAGTGTTTCTAGTGGAGAAAgaattacaattttgtt is part of the Papilio machaon chromosome 4, ilPapMach1.1, whole genome shotgun sequence genome and encodes:
- the LOC106720316 gene encoding uncharacterized protein LOC106720316 isoform X2 — its product is MTSRLILYLLIVCVTANLVYCRFGSRSSGRSRSSGSHSWGRSSSSHSSYKPSSSSSSWNKPSYPSSSSGLSGSGWSKPSYPSSSSGLSGSGWSKPSYPSSSSGLSGSGWSKPSYPSSSSGLSGSGWSKPSYPISLSGLSGSSWSKPSYPSSSSGLSGSGWSKPSYPSSSSGLSGSGLNKPSYPSSSSGLSGSESSKPNYLTSLSGQPGTRPNKPSYPSSSGLSGGGSSKPSYPSSSTGLSGSGLQKPGLTGTGSHSYPPSIGVSGSGGPKPPSYSGVPLHPTSNGNNFNKPSYDTPYRRGHTYNSHSGYGSHNGGFSNTHTTYVLPPNYHTYPQYVYVNEYRNSGSRYGDILTGLTLYNLGRSHSHHYHDHYYYDDYYETRRHTPSYAGNSYVNNQIPQQKASCTLRVKENGRLEVLKIPCEIVTTFVEDGKRSNYTQTQTNTTVCFTNTTTVTVNTTTATVNTTNTTSAAPNNLLNITTPLPTLLHNTTEQIRTTQNLTETNIQNITERTTVSNITAQESQNVTVSETTETQNVSVKPLNTQNATLDITQHNNGTIQNFINNITTERIYPATLVTEINKSVQDKQQNTTTMVPMTVTTVNYTTCTSVTNMTDPLQVKGPPVNATNMECAVEIVTKEHLIRNEVDCSVLMKYSQMPEREKPKENKSSFLPPKSKIKSWLDNPPWWLSIFIAV
- the LOC106720316 gene encoding uncharacterized protein LOC106720316 isoform X1, with product MTSRLILYLLIVCVTANLVYCRFGSRSSGRSRSSGSHSWGRSSSSHSSYKPSSSSSSWNKPSYPSSSSGLSGSGWSKPSYPSSSSGLSGSGWSKPSYPSSSSGLSGSGWSKPSYPSSSSGLSGSGWSKPSYPISLSGLSGSSWSKPSYPSSSSGLSGSGWSKPSYPSSSSGLSGSGLNKPSYPSSSSGLSGSESRQPGTRPNKPSYPSSSGLSGGGSSKPSYPSSSTGLSGSGLQKPGLTGTGSHSYPPSIGVSGSGGPKPPSYSGVPLHPTSNGNNFNKPSYDTPYRRGHTYNSHSGYGSHNGGFSNTHTTYVLPPNYHTYPQYVYVNEYRNSGSRYGDILTGLTLYNLGRSHSHHYHDHYYYDDYYETRRHTPSYAGNSYVNNQIPQQKASCTLRVKENGRLEVLKIPCEIVTTFVEDGKRSNYTQTQTNTTVCFTNTTTVTVNTTTATVNTTNTTSAAPNNLLNITTPLPTLLHNTTEQIRTTQNLTETNIQNITERTTVSNITAQESQNVTVSETTETQNVSVKPLNTQNATLDITQHNNGTIQNFINNITTERIYPATLVTEINKSVQDKQQNTTTMVPMTVTTVNYTTCTSVTNMTDPLQVKGPPVNATNMECAVEIVTKEHLIRNEVDCSVLMKYSQMPEREKPKENKSSFLPPKSKIKSWLDNPPWWLSIFIAV